GAAGGACATCTGGGGTTGCGGGCAGGGCATCGGGCCGATTACCCGGGTACAGAAGACGGCCGAGTACATCGCCCGGCTCAAGCGCGAATACGCGCAGGCCGAGGCCCGCCTGGCCGAGCTCTGAGGGTGCGGGCGGCGGGCCTCCAGCACGCTTCAGTGTTCATCAGATGGAACACTGAGGATCAACAGCTGGGGCTACCGGGCTTGTCGTTGCGGACCTACCGTTATTCCCGTTGTGTTTCGGGAGGTGCGCGATGAAGAAGGTGCTTGGCGTCTACACCAGCCACCGGCCCCACTGGATGGGAGACGGATTCCCGGTTCGTACATTGTTTTCCTACGACAGCCTGGGAAAGCACATTAGTCCTTTCCTGCTGCTCGACCTTGCCGGTCCCCAGGATTTCCAGAGTGGCCGCTTCGGCCAGATGGACCGGCCGAATCCCGGTCCACAGCGCAGCAGGGGAGCCAGGCCATGAGTAGCCATGCAGTTCAGTGCGAGCTGTCATCCCGCGCGCTGGGCAAGCCACCGCGAGGGCGAGGGCCATACCGCCCCGGGAGCGCCGACGGCGACTCCAGTACCGATGGGTACCACCCAATCGGTTATCCGGTGAGCCTGTCCTGAGGCGTTGAATGTGAAACCCTTGATCGCATATTTCAAGCTGGCCCTGCGGCCAGGCCCCGATATCCTGCTTTTTGCTCTGCGCACAGTCGCTGCCGGTCTGCTTTGTCTGTACCTGGCTTTCGTCTTCGACCTGGACCAACCCAAATGGGCGCTGATGACGGTGATCATCATCAGTCTTCCCCTGGCTGGCATGACCCTCAAGCGTAGCTTCGCCCAGGTACTGGGGACCGCGGGCGGTGCCTCGGCGGCGGTAGTGATCATGGCGCTGTTCCCGCAGCAGCCGGTGCTGTTCATCGTCGCCCTGGCGTCCTGGCTGGCCTTCTGTACCGCAGGTGGAACCCTGCTGCGCTACACCGATTCACATGCCTTCGTGCTCAGTGGGTTCACCGCCGTAGTCGTGGCGATGCTGTCCGTCCCCGAGCCGGATGGAACCTTGCTACTGGCGATCACCCGTTTGAGCGAAACCCTCCTGGCGGTGGCTTGCGTGGCAGTCGTCAGCCTGTTGACGGCACGCCCCCAGGCCGTTGCCAAGGGCTACTTCGCCAAGGTCGATGGCCTGGTCAGGCTGATTGCCCAGCACGCGGCCGCGACCATCAGGACGGAGGAGGCGCCGGAGGCGTTCCACCAGCGCCAGGCGCAGTTGGTCGCCGAGGTCAGTGCGCTTGAGGGCCTGCGCCGCCACCTGTATTTCGACGCACCGCATCTGCGTAACTCTGATGGCCTGGTGCGGTTGTTCGCCAACCAACTGGTCCTGCTGGTGTCGCGCTTGCTGGTGCTGCGGCAGCAGCGGGAATTGATCGCACGGCAATGGGAGGGGCCGCTGCCGGCCGATATCCAGTTGTTGCGCGAGAGGGAGCTACAGAGCCTGGATGAGGTGGCGCGCCGTGGCGTCGCCTTGCCGGCGAACGACCGTGCCGCGCTTGGCAGCTTGCGCCAGGGGTTCGACGAGGCTGCCGATCGCGCCGAGCACCTCGCCGAGCCGCTGCCCGCGCCGCTGCGTTCCCTGGCCTGGGCGCTACGTTGGGAGCAGGCCCGGTTCCTCCAGCAGTTGGAGGAGTTGCTCGAACTCGACGAGGCGATCCGCCACGGCCGGGCGGCCAGTAGCCCTAACAGCGCAGGGCAGGCGAACGCCTTGCACCTGGACTTCCGTCTGGCCGGTATGAACGCCTTGCGTGCGTTCCTCGCCCTGGTGGTCGCGGGCGCGATCTGGATTAGTAGCGCCTGGGACGGAGCTCGCTCGGGGGTGATCCTGGTCGGTGTCATGTGCTCGCTGATGGCGACCTTGCCGCGGCCATTGCTGGCCAGCCAGAACTATAACCGTGGCCTGCTGCTGGCCATCGGCCTGTCGGCCCTCTACCAGTTCGCCCTTCTGCCAGTGTTCGACGATTTCGAGATGCTCGCCCTGTGCCTGGTCCCCTTGCTCTACCTCGCCGCGGTCGGCCTGGCCAACCCGGCGACCGCCGGCATCGGCATGGGTATCGGCCTGATCAGTCTGTTGATGATCGGACCGCAGAACGTCGGGGCTTACCACAATAGCGCGGTGCAGTGGTTCGAGTTCGCGGGGGGCTACTTCACCGGTGGGATGCTCTCCATGCTGGTGTTCGCCCTGGTGTTCCCCTTCGACCCTCAGAAGCGCATCGCCTGGTTGTTCCGTCACGTGCGCGAGGATGTGTACCGGCAGGTGTCGGATGGCAACGGCCTGGCCCAGCAGTTCGAGTTCGAGAGCCGCATGCTCGATCGGCTGGCCACGATGGCCGGCTTGCTTGCGGCTACCGGCGACCCGGTGTCGAAGGAGCGCTTCGAGTGCAGCTTGAGCTGCGTGGTACTGGCCGCTGCCCTGGGCCAGATCAATGCCCAGTGCACTCGCGGCGCGGCTCTCACGCCAGGGGCCCGGACCCGCCTGCGCCAAGGGGTGCAGGACATGGTCGATTTCGTCGGTGGCCGTCGCCCGGTGGAACTGGACGGGCTGTTGGCGACCCTGGATCAACTGGGTCGCTCGCTGGATGAGCAGCACGGCACGTACCTGGCGTTCGGTCGCGGGGAGCTGCGACGGATGTTCATCCTGCGGGTGTCGCTTTCGATCGCGCTCATGTTGCTGCAGCGCTATCGCGCTGTGCTGGAGGTGCCGGTGTCACCGGCCGTGGAGGAGCAGGCCCATGCCCGCTGATTTCGAACTGGGCGGCATCTACCTGCCGCCCATCGCCCAGGCCTTCTTGCTGGCCCTGCCGTTGTTCCTGGTGCTGGATGCCTTGCTGCGACGCGCGGGGGTACTGGCATTCGCCTGGCATCCAGCGCTGTTCCAGGGCGCTCTGTATGCCGTGACCTGCGCTGTTCTGGTGCTGTTGATGGGAGCGATTAGCTGAAATGTCTTCGTTGAAACCTTTCCTGGCCGGGGCCCTGACCCTGGTGATGCTGGCGCTGGCCATCGTGCTGGGCGGTTTTGCCTGGGAGTATTACACCCGGGCGCCCTGGACCCGTGATGCCCGGGTGCGGGCCGATGTGGTGACGCTGTCCGCGGACGTCGGTGGGCGCATCGTCGAGTTGCCGATACGCGACAACCAGTTCGTCGGCAAGGGCGATCTGTTGCTGCGTATAGACCCGGCCAGCTATGAACTCGCCGTGCTGCACGCGCAGCGCGAGGTCGATGTCGCGCGTGCCACGCTTGGGTTGTCGCAGGCGGCCATCGTCGCCCAACAGGCGTTGCTGAAGCAACGACGCAGCGAGGAACAGCGCCGTCGGCAGCTCAAGTCGCGCTCGGCGATTTCCGCCGAAGAGTGGGAACAGTCCAGCACCGACGTGGCGGTGGCGGCGGCCAACCTGCTCAGGGAACAGTCCAATCTGGTACTGGCGCAGACCAACGTGCAGCTTGCCGACGCCGCTCTGAAGCAGGCTCGGCTCGACCTCGAGCGTACCCGGGTCCTGGCGCCGGTCAGTGGCTACGTGACCAACCTGCTGACCCGCCAGGGAGACTTCGCCCAGGCGGGGTCACCCTTGCTGGCCCTGGTGGACAGCGACTCCTTCCACGTCAGCGGCTATTTCGAGGAGACCAAGCTGCCGAAGATTCGCGTCGGCAGCCGAGCGCGGATTTCCCTGATGAGCGGGGAGGAGCTGCAGGGCACGGTGGAGAGCATCGCCTATGCCATTACCGACCAGGAGAACCTCCCGGGCAGCCGCCTGCTGGCCAACGTCAACCCGAACTACACCTGGGTGAAGCTGGCACAGCGGATTCCGGTGCGCCTGCGCCTGGACCCGCGCACGGCAGAGGCTCCGCCGTTGCGCGCGGGCACCACCGCCACCGTCACTATCCTCGAATGAGCCCGGACGATGCCCTCGATGTTGTGGCTGGCCAATGCCCATGTCTGGTCTGAGCGACCGCTGAGCCGCCGACGTGGCCTCCATTCCCTCGCGTCCACGCCGGGTCTCCGACGGCCTGGCCATCCTGCGCGAGGGTGTGCTGGCGGGTATGGGCTGGGGATGACGTCTCGGGACGGGGGAGGTAGTCGCCATCCTCTCCCGCCGTTCGGGGGCGTTGTCATGGTTCGGTCTGTCCGAACTCCGGGTTCGCGATTCCGGGCAGCACAACGCGCCCATGCTTGGCTAGCATCGCAGTGTGAACGGTCGTGCGGCCATTCGTCCCCGCGAATCGCGCGGCCGCTTCACGCATCCGCGTGGTGCCCAGCCTCGGAAATCGGTGAGAACCCTGGGGCCGTGGCTGCCGCCGGACCTCATGGGGCACGCGAGGCTGCGGATGGCGAGGGCGGTATCACTTCAACATCCCCCCATCGAGCGAGGAAGAACGATGACCCATATCGTTGGTGTGGCCGGTAGCTTGCGGCATGCCTCCTACAACCTGGGCCTGCTGCGCGCAGCGGCAATGCTGATGCCCGACGACGCAACCCTTGAAGTGAGGAGTATTGCCGGCATTCCGCTGTTCAATGCCGATGACGAGGCTGCTGCCGGCATTCCGTCGGCGGTCGCCGAACTGAAGCAGGCCCTCATGGCCGCCGATGGCGTGATCCTGGCGACGCCGGAATACAACAACGGCATTCCCGGCGTATTCAAGAATGCCATCGACTGGGCGTCGCGGCCCGTGGCCGATATCCCCCGGGTGTTCGGCGGCAGGCCGTTCGCCGTGGTAGGGGCCTCGCCGGGCGGTTTCGGGACGCTGCTTGCACAGGACGCCTGGCTCTCCGTGCTGCGCATGCTCGGCGCCGAGCCCTGGTTCGGCGGGCGTTTGGTGGTATCCCACGCCGGGCAACTCTTCGATGACGCCGGCAATCTGCTCGATGCGGAGCTGCGCGAGCGGCTGCAGGCCTATCTGTCCGGCTTCGTCGAGTTCGTCCGCTCCCACCCCGGACAGCGTTGATTCCCCCAATGAAATATCAGGAGAAGTATCCCATGCAGGAATTTGGACGAGAGGACCCCGTTTGGGTCGATAGGATTCTCGACTGGCGCTGGACCTGGCTGCTGGCACGGACGGCGATGGTCGTGATCTTTCTCGTGAGCGCCATTCTCAAGTCGCTCGACTTCCATGCTGCCGTGCTCGAACAGGAGGAAATGGGACTCCATCCCGGGGCCTTCTGGGCGGGGCTCACCATTGCCGTTCAGGGCATAGGTTCCCTGTTGGTCATTTCAGGTCGCTTCGTCTGGCTCGGTGCAGGCGCCCTGGGCGTCTTCACCGCCATCGCCGCCGTCATGGCGCATGGTTTCTGGACCCTGGAGGGGCAGGAGCGTTTCGTCGCGATGAACGTGTTCCTCGAACACATGGGCCTGATCGGCGGCCTGGTGATGACCGCGCTCGTCGCCGAGCATGCCAAGCGCGAAGGCCGTCCCTGATTCCTGCGCATTCTCGTCGCGGGGGCACGATGAATGTTCTGTCCTGGTGAAACCTGTGTTCGTGATTGCCGGGACTAGCCGGACAGAGAGTGCCGTTAGGATTTTCACGATGCGAACCCTCCTCGAGACCTATCGATTCGTTGAATAGAGGACCTGTCATGCGAGTGCGTGCAGCCGTTATCGAAGAGAAAGCCGGTCCATTCGTTTTTCGCGATCTTGAGTTGGACGAGCCCCGTCCGAACGAAGTGCTCGTCAGGATCTGTGCTGTCGGCATCTGCCAGACCGATATCCATGTCCGCAACCAGGACTATCCCGTTCCCCTGCCAGTGGTGCTCGGTCACGAGGGGGCGGGGATCGTCGAGAAGGTCGGCGCGGGGGTCAAGGGCATCGAGGTCGGTGACCATGTGGTGCTTTCCTATCCTTCCTGCGAGGAGTGCCGATACTGCCGCAGCGGTCACAACGCCTACTGCGAGCACGCTTTCGAGATCTGCTTCGGCGGTTCCCGCCTGGATGGTAGCAACGCCCTCGGATGGCCCGAAGGCGAGGCACATGAAGCGGCGATGCACGGACATTTCTTCGGGCAGTCGTCCTTCGCCACCCATGCCGTCGTCGATCAAAGCAGTGTGGTAAAGGTGCCGGACGACCTGCCGCTCGAGCTTCTCGCGCCGCTGGGATGCGGCTTCCAGACCGGCGCCGGGGCGATCCTCAACTCGCTCGAGGTCCGGCCCGGCTCCCATGTTGCCGTCTTCGGAACCGGCGCGGTCGGCCTTGCCGCCATCATGGCGGCGAAGGTCGCCGGGGCCGCCTCGATCATTGCGGTCGACATCAATGCGTCGCGGCTCGCGGTCGCCCGTGAGCTGGGAGCGACGCACACGATCAACGGCCGCGACGGCAACACCGCCGAGCAGATCAGGGGCATCACGGGCATTGGCGCGGACTACGTCCTGGAGATCACCGCGCGACCGGAGATGCTCAAGCTCGCCGTCGATGTCCTCGCCCCCCTGGGCACGGCGGCGCTGATCGGTGGCGCCCCCGCGGGCGCCGAGGCGCCGGTCGACATGAACGTCCTGCTCAACGGGCGGATGGCCCGCGGCATCATCCAGGGCGACGCCGTGCCCCAGGTCTTCATACCCCGGCTGATCGAGCTTTACCGCGCCGGCCAGTTCCCGATCGACCGACTCGTCCGGTTCTTCGACTTCGAGCAGATCAACGACGCGGTCGAACAAGCTCGCAAAGGCGATGCCATCAAGGCGGTACTGCGCGTCGCCGCCTCCTGACGTTCCAGGCCCAACCCCGGAGAAAACCCCATGTGTTCTGATCCGAACTGTTCCCACGGCAAGTCCCTGCCGTCGTGGTTTGTCGATGATCTCGGCCCGCTTGGTGTTCCCTATGACAAGAAGGAGGACTTCCTGATACCTCCCGAATCGTCCCATGGCTCGCTCTTCCTGCCCGGTCGCCTGGAGAAGGGCTACCACGTCGCCGAGCTCAAGGATGGAGTCTACTGGGTGACCTCGGGCTGGTACGACTGCCTGTTCATTCGGACCGGCTCAGGCGTGATCGTCGTCGATGCGCCGCCGGCACTGGGCGAGAACCTGCTTGAGGCGATCGAAAGCGTCACCGACGAACCGGTCACCCACGTGATCTACAGCCATTGGCACGCCGATCACATCGGCGCGGCCTCGATCTTCGGGCCCAAGGTCAAGCGCGTCGGGCATGAAAAGACGCGTGAGCTCCTGGAGCGCTTCCCCGATCCAGACCGTCCGCCGCCCATGGAGACGTTCTCCCGCGAGACGACGCTCGATGTGAACGGTGTCAAGGTCGAGCTCTCCTACAAAGGGCAGAACCATTGCGAGGGCAATATCTTCATCTACGTCCCCGGGCCCAAGGTGCTCGCGGCCATCGATGTCGCAAGCCCGGGCTGGGTCACCTTCAGGGATTGCGACTCCTCCGAGAGCCTCTGCGGGTACGCCGATGCCTTCGACAAGATTCTCGAGTACGACTTCGACTACCTGATCTCCGGACATGTCTCCAAGACCGGTGGGCGCGAGGATGTCATCGAGGGCCGCGAGTACATGCACGATCTGATGGGCTCGGCACGCGAGGCACTCGAAACCATACCGATCAGCTACTTCCTGAAGGACATCGAAGGGACGTCCTATCGCGCGGCCTTCCGCTGGGCGGAGCAGGCCTACTTCAACGCGCTCACCAACTACGTCACCAAACAGGTGCTGACGAAGAAGACCTCCAATGGCAAGACCTGGGCGCAGCGCCTGAACGGCGCGGATGTCATGACCAAGAACAATGCCTATTTCTGCATCGAGAAGACTCGGCTGGAGATGAACCACAACGGCTACGTCAAACGTGGCAACGTGCATCCGCCCAAGTTCTTCGGCTGAGCACCCTGGAACCGGTTGCCCGACCGGTTCCCCCCAACCACGAGTGCGATCACTGCCCCTCGATCGCCGCTGGACAGGAGGCCCCATGGCCGAGCAGAAGCAGGAAACCAAGGTTGCGCTGAACTGGATCGATGGTCAGTGGTGCGATGGTGAACGTCACGGCGACAGCATCAATCCGGCCACGGGCGAGATCATCGGCCGCTACGCCCAGGCCGGCGTCGCCGAAGCGCAGCGCGCCATCGCCGCGGCCAGGCGTGCCTTCCGCGAGGAGAACTGGAAGCAGGATCGCCTGCTACGGGCCCGTGTCCTCAACCGCATGGCCGATCGTTTCGAAGCCAGCGGCGAGGCACTGGCGCGACTCATCACCACCGAGAATGGCAAGACCCTCGAGCAGGCCCGTTTCGAGATCGGTATCGTGCCACTCACCTTGCGCTTCAACGCCGCTCTTGCGCTGACCGACCATGGACACGCTGCCCAGGTCGAGCCGGGCCAGTTGTCCATGGTCCTGCGTGAGCCGGTGGGTGTCGCCGGCATTATCGCCCCCTGGAACTCACCGGGTGCGCTGATGGTCCGCTCGCTGGCACCCGCCCTCGCGGCCGGCGCCACGGCGGTGATCAGCCTGCCGCGCCAGACCGCTCAGGTGAATGCCTTGATGGCCGGGATCATCGCCGGCACCGAGGGCCTTCCGCGTGGCGTGGTGAATCTCTTCACCGGCGGACACGAGGCCGGCAACGTCCTCGTCGAATCCCCGGATGTTCCCAGCATCAGCTTCACCGGCAGCACCAGGACGGGCCGTGCGATCTCCGCCACCGCCTCGGCCAATCTCAAACGGCTCGGCCTTGAACTCGGTGGCAAGACGCCCGTCATTCTCTTCGACGACGCCGATCTCAATGCGGCCCTGCCCAAGGTCGTCGAGGCGTTGACCGTCTTCTCCGGACAGTTCTGCATGACCGGCAGCCGCCTGCTCGTACAGCGCGGCATCGCCGAGAGGGTGCGCGACGAGCTTTCCCGGCGCCTCGAGGCCGTCAAGGTCGGGCCGGGACTGGAGCCCGGCGTGGAGATGGGGCCGCTCATCGACAGGTCCAATGTCGAGCGCGTCAACGGCATGGTGACGGACGCCATCGCTGCCGGCGCGAAGGTGCTCGTGCGTGGCGGGCCGGTGAGCGAGGGCGACCTCGCCAGGGGCGCGTTCTATCGGCCGACGCTCCTGGAGGTGACGGACTCCTCGCTCGACATAGTCCAGAAGGAAGTGTTCGGCCCCGTGCTAACCCTGCAGTTGTTCGACACCGAGCAACAGGCAGTCGTGCTCGCCAACGACAGTGAGTACGGCCTTGCCGCCAGCATCTGGTCGCGTGACATCGACCGGCCGCTGCGGGTAGCTCGGGAAATCGAGGCGGGCACCATCTGGGTGAACGACTGGGCCGTGCTGTACGACCAGTTCGAGGAAGGTGGCTTCAAGCAGAGCGGGCAAGGGCGCATGCGCGGCTATGCGGTGATCGACGATTTCGTCGAGTTCAAGCACATCGCGCTCCGCCCGGGTGTCGTCGAGACCTGAGCAACATCCATTCCCCACCTGGGAGGTTCTGGTCATGAAAGCCCTGCGGTTCGAGACATACGGTCCGCCTTCGGTGCTGGGCATCGCCCAAGTCCCGCGTCCGCAACTGCGCCCCGGCGAAGTCCTGGTTGAAGTCAGGGCGTCGGCCATCAACCCGAGCGACGTGAAGAATATCGCCGGGGCTTTCCAGACTCCGCTGCCGCGCGTGCCCGGCCGCGACTTCGCCGGCGTGGTGGTCGAGGGCGGCGGTGCACAATGGAACGGCAAGGCGGTTTGGGGCAGCGGCGCCGGCTTCGGGGTTAACCGCGATGGCAGCCATGCCGAGTATCTGGCGATCCCGCTCCGCTGGCTCTCCGAGAAGCCCCATCAGTTGTCGATGGAGGAGGCCGCCTGCGTCGGCATTCCCTATATCGTCTCGTGGATGGCACTGGTTGACGCGGCAAGGCTGCAGGCGAGCGAAACCGTGCTGATCATCGGTGCCGCGGGGGCCGTCGGCCAGGCCGCGACGCAGATTGCCCGCTGGCGGGGCGCGACGGTGATCGGAGCGGTGCGTAGCGACACGGTGTCCGATACCGACCTGCGGATCGATACCCGAACCCATGACCTTACCGATGAAGTCCGGCGTCTTACGGCAAGCAAAGGCGTGGATGTGGTACTCGATACTGTTGGCGGGCCGATGTTCGAGCCCGCCCTCAAGTCGCTCGGGTGTGGCGGGCGTCAGGTCGCCATCGCGAGCGCCGGCAACCCACGCGTCGAGTTCAACCTCGTCGACTTCTACCATGGGTTAAAGCGGCTCATCGGTATCGACTCGATGAAGCTGGGCGGCGAGGAAGTAGCGAACATTCTGGACAAGCTCCGGGACGGTTTTGCACAGGGCCAGCTCAATCCGCCGGCCTTCGATTCATGGGCGCTGGACAGGGGCGTGGAGGCTTTCGAGGCAGTCGTCAGTGGTGGCCGGCGAGCGAAGCAGGTGCTGCTGCCCAACGACTAGAGAACGGTACCACCCCGATACCTCCCTGGAGCGGGCTCTTCGACCCTGTATTCCGCTGGTGAGTTCAGGCTCATTGTTCTGCTGGGCAGAACGCGGGGTTCGCGGCAAGCGCTCTTATCGTAGCCGGAGAGTTTCACTACTTTTTCTGGACCACCTCCGAAGACGTTCGGGGTGAGAAACAGGTTGCCGTTCCCACTCATTGGAAGGACATACTCATGGCAAGCGAACCAATCCGCGATCAGGTCAAGGACCAACTCCTGACTCCCAAGAATTCCGCTTTCATCATCATCGACTACCAGCCCGTTCAGGTGAACTCGATCGCCTCCATGGATCGCCAGCTGCTCCTGAACAATATCGTCGGTTGTGCCAAGGCCGCCGTTGCCTATGGTCTGCCGATCGTGCATTCCACCGTCAATGTGCAGACTGGCCTGAACAAGCCACCGGTGCCGCAGATTCAGAAAGCGCTGAAGGGCGTCCCCACTGTTGATCGCACCAGCATCAACTCCTGGGAGGACGTCGAGTTCCGCCAGGCCGTCGAAGCCACCGGTCGTAAGAAACTGATCATGACCGCGCTCTGGACTGAAGCTTGCCTGACCTTTCCTGCGCTCGATGCGCTGGCCGCGGGCTACGAGGTCTACGTGCCCGTCGATGCGGTCGGCGGTACCTCCGTCGCTGCGCATGACGCTGCGTTGCGCCGTATCGAACAGGCCGGCGGCAAGATGATCAGCGTCGCGCAACTGTTCTGCGAGCTTCAGCGTGACTGGAAACGCAGCGAGACGGTGCCGGCCTTCGTCGACCTGTTCATCGAGACCGGCGGTACCGCCGGCTTGCAGTTCTCCTACGATCGTAGCGAGTGATCGTCGTCCGGCCGGCGCCGCCATGTGGCAATACGAAAGCGCCGGCCGGATCGAGCACGCCCATTTTCTTCGTCGCCACGGCCTGGCTGGATACTGGGAGCCATCATGTCGGATCTGCACATCGTC
This Pseudomonas sp. ATCC 13867 DNA region includes the following protein-coding sequences:
- a CDS encoding FUSC family protein, with translation MKPLIAYFKLALRPGPDILLFALRTVAAGLLCLYLAFVFDLDQPKWALMTVIIISLPLAGMTLKRSFAQVLGTAGGASAAVVIMALFPQQPVLFIVALASWLAFCTAGGTLLRYTDSHAFVLSGFTAVVVAMLSVPEPDGTLLLAITRLSETLLAVACVAVVSLLTARPQAVAKGYFAKVDGLVRLIAQHAAATIRTEEAPEAFHQRQAQLVAEVSALEGLRRHLYFDAPHLRNSDGLVRLFANQLVLLVSRLLVLRQQRELIARQWEGPLPADIQLLRERELQSLDEVARRGVALPANDRAALGSLRQGFDEAADRAEHLAEPLPAPLRSLAWALRWEQARFLQQLEELLELDEAIRHGRAASSPNSAGQANALHLDFRLAGMNALRAFLALVVAGAIWISSAWDGARSGVILVGVMCSLMATLPRPLLASQNYNRGLLLAIGLSALYQFALLPVFDDFEMLALCLVPLLYLAAVGLANPATAGIGMGIGLISLLMIGPQNVGAYHNSAVQWFEFAGGYFTGGMLSMLVFALVFPFDPQKRIAWLFRHVREDVYRQVSDGNGLAQQFEFESRMLDRLATMAGLLAATGDPVSKERFECSLSCVVLAAALGQINAQCTRGAALTPGARTRLRQGVQDMVDFVGGRRPVELDGLLATLDQLGRSLDEQHGTYLAFGRGELRRMFILRVSLSIALMLLQRYRAVLEVPVSPAVEEQAHAR
- a CDS encoding DUF1656 domain-containing protein → MPADFELGGIYLPPIAQAFLLALPLFLVLDALLRRAGVLAFAWHPALFQGALYAVTCAVLVLLMGAIS
- a CDS encoding HlyD family efflux transporter periplasmic adaptor subunit, whose product is MSSLKPFLAGALTLVMLALAIVLGGFAWEYYTRAPWTRDARVRADVVTLSADVGGRIVELPIRDNQFVGKGDLLLRIDPASYELAVLHAQREVDVARATLGLSQAAIVAQQALLKQRRSEEQRRRQLKSRSAISAEEWEQSSTDVAVAAANLLREQSNLVLAQTNVQLADAALKQARLDLERTRVLAPVSGYVTNLLTRQGDFAQAGSPLLALVDSDSFHVSGYFEETKLPKIRVGSRARISLMSGEELQGTVESIAYAITDQENLPGSRLLANVNPNYTWVKLAQRIPVRLRLDPRTAEAPPLRAGTTATVTILE
- a CDS encoding NADPH-dependent FMN reductase gives rise to the protein MTHIVGVAGSLRHASYNLGLLRAAAMLMPDDATLEVRSIAGIPLFNADDEAAAGIPSAVAELKQALMAADGVILATPEYNNGIPGVFKNAIDWASRPVADIPRVFGGRPFAVVGASPGGFGTLLAQDAWLSVLRMLGAEPWFGGRLVVSHAGQLFDDAGNLLDAELRERLQAYLSGFVEFVRSHPGQR
- a CDS encoding DoxX family protein; its protein translation is MKYQEKYPMQEFGREDPVWVDRILDWRWTWLLARTAMVVIFLVSAILKSLDFHAAVLEQEEMGLHPGAFWAGLTIAVQGIGSLLVISGRFVWLGAGALGVFTAIAAVMAHGFWTLEGQERFVAMNVFLEHMGLIGGLVMTALVAEHAKREGRP
- a CDS encoding NAD(P)-dependent alcohol dehydrogenase, translated to MRVRAAVIEEKAGPFVFRDLELDEPRPNEVLVRICAVGICQTDIHVRNQDYPVPLPVVLGHEGAGIVEKVGAGVKGIEVGDHVVLSYPSCEECRYCRSGHNAYCEHAFEICFGGSRLDGSNALGWPEGEAHEAAMHGHFFGQSSFATHAVVDQSSVVKVPDDLPLELLAPLGCGFQTGAGAILNSLEVRPGSHVAVFGTGAVGLAAIMAAKVAGAASIIAVDINASRLAVARELGATHTINGRDGNTAEQIRGITGIGADYVLEITARPEMLKLAVDVLAPLGTAALIGGAPAGAEAPVDMNVLLNGRMARGIIQGDAVPQVFIPRLIELYRAGQFPIDRLVRFFDFEQINDAVEQARKGDAIKAVLRVAAS
- a CDS encoding MBL fold metallo-hydrolase — protein: MCSDPNCSHGKSLPSWFVDDLGPLGVPYDKKEDFLIPPESSHGSLFLPGRLEKGYHVAELKDGVYWVTSGWYDCLFIRTGSGVIVVDAPPALGENLLEAIESVTDEPVTHVIYSHWHADHIGAASIFGPKVKRVGHEKTRELLERFPDPDRPPPMETFSRETTLDVNGVKVELSYKGQNHCEGNIFIYVPGPKVLAAIDVASPGWVTFRDCDSSESLCGYADAFDKILEYDFDYLISGHVSKTGGREDVIEGREYMHDLMGSAREALETIPISYFLKDIEGTSYRAAFRWAEQAYFNALTNYVTKQVLTKKTSNGKTWAQRLNGADVMTKNNAYFCIEKTRLEMNHNGYVKRGNVHPPKFFG
- a CDS encoding aldehyde dehydrogenase family protein, which translates into the protein MAEQKQETKVALNWIDGQWCDGERHGDSINPATGEIIGRYAQAGVAEAQRAIAAARRAFREENWKQDRLLRARVLNRMADRFEASGEALARLITTENGKTLEQARFEIGIVPLTLRFNAALALTDHGHAAQVEPGQLSMVLREPVGVAGIIAPWNSPGALMVRSLAPALAAGATAVISLPRQTAQVNALMAGIIAGTEGLPRGVVNLFTGGHEAGNVLVESPDVPSISFTGSTRTGRAISATASANLKRLGLELGGKTPVILFDDADLNAALPKVVEALTVFSGQFCMTGSRLLVQRGIAERVRDELSRRLEAVKVGPGLEPGVEMGPLIDRSNVERVNGMVTDAIAAGAKVLVRGGPVSEGDLARGAFYRPTLLEVTDSSLDIVQKEVFGPVLTLQLFDTEQQAVVLANDSEYGLAASIWSRDIDRPLRVAREIEAGTIWVNDWAVLYDQFEEGGFKQSGQGRMRGYAVIDDFVEFKHIALRPGVVET
- a CDS encoding quinone oxidoreductase family protein; this translates as MKALRFETYGPPSVLGIAQVPRPQLRPGEVLVEVRASAINPSDVKNIAGAFQTPLPRVPGRDFAGVVVEGGGAQWNGKAVWGSGAGFGVNRDGSHAEYLAIPLRWLSEKPHQLSMEEAACVGIPYIVSWMALVDAARLQASETVLIIGAAGAVGQAATQIARWRGATVIGAVRSDTVSDTDLRIDTRTHDLTDEVRRLTASKGVDVVLDTVGGPMFEPALKSLGCGGRQVAIASAGNPRVEFNLVDFYHGLKRLIGIDSMKLGGEEVANILDKLRDGFAQGQLNPPAFDSWALDRGVEAFEAVVSGGRRAKQVLLPND
- a CDS encoding hydrolase; its protein translation is MASEPIRDQVKDQLLTPKNSAFIIIDYQPVQVNSIASMDRQLLLNNIVGCAKAAVAYGLPIVHSTVNVQTGLNKPPVPQIQKALKGVPTVDRTSINSWEDVEFRQAVEATGRKKLIMTALWTEACLTFPALDALAAGYEVYVPVDAVGGTSVAAHDAALRRIEQAGGKMISVAQLFCELQRDWKRSETVPAFVDLFIETGGTAGLQFSYDRSE